Proteins found in one Cryptosporangium phraense genomic segment:
- the dhaL gene encoding dihydroxyacetone kinase subunit DhaL has protein sequence MGRVSVEAWIREYARLIAEAAPRLTELDSAVGDADHGANLSRGMAAVVAALDSSSFDDDGALLKKVGMTLVSTVGGASGPLYGTFFLRVSSALGDGFPAAFRAGVDGVAARGKSAVGEKTMLDTLVPAADALEAGKDWPAVVDAASAGRNSTVPLVARKGRASYLGERSAGHLDPGAESSFLLVRAAASALGAND, from the coding sequence GTGGGGCGTGTGAGCGTCGAGGCCTGGATCCGGGAGTACGCGCGGCTGATCGCCGAGGCGGCGCCGAGGCTGACCGAGCTCGACTCGGCGGTCGGGGACGCCGACCACGGGGCGAACCTGTCCCGGGGGATGGCGGCCGTGGTGGCGGCGCTGGACTCCTCGTCGTTCGACGACGACGGGGCGCTGCTGAAGAAGGTCGGGATGACGCTGGTCTCCACGGTCGGCGGGGCGAGCGGGCCGCTGTACGGGACGTTCTTCCTCCGGGTCTCGTCGGCCCTCGGCGACGGGTTCCCGGCGGCCTTCCGGGCCGGGGTCGACGGCGTGGCCGCGCGCGGGAAGTCGGCCGTGGGGGAGAAGACGATGCTGGACACGCTGGTGCCGGCGGCGGACGCGCTGGAGGCCGGGAAGGACTGGCCGGCGGTGGTGGACGCGGCGTCGGCCGGGCGGAACTCGACCGTGCCGCTGGTGGCGCGGAAGGGCCGGGCGTCGTATCTCGGGGAGCGCAGCGCCGGGCACCTGGATCCGGGGGCCGAGTCGTCGTTCCTGCTGGTGCGGGCGGCGGCGTCGGCGTTGGGTGCGAATGACTGA
- a CDS encoding S1C family serine protease: MTELDAYSQIVTRVARTVGPHVAALAVRSRRGEGAGSAVLVDDDGLMLTNAHVVAGVTRGRVAFADGSESNFQVIGADPLSDLAVARADQADLGGIELGDADALQVGQLVVAVGNPLGLSGTVTAGVVSALGRSLPAQSGTASRLIEDVIQTDAALNPGNSGGALADANGRVVGINTAVAGVGVGLAVPINATTRRIITALRQDGRVRRAYLGLVTAPFPLPEKLAKRAKAARGLRVVDVVGGSPAQRAGLRTGDLLLDAGRSPVRDAQGLQKLLFTDAIGQPLPLTVFRNGAMVDVVAVPTELV, encoded by the coding sequence ATGACCGAACTCGACGCCTACTCCCAGATCGTCACCCGGGTGGCCCGCACGGTCGGGCCGCACGTGGCCGCGCTCGCGGTCCGGAGCCGCCGCGGTGAGGGCGCCGGCTCCGCGGTGCTCGTCGACGACGACGGCCTGATGCTCACGAACGCCCACGTCGTCGCCGGAGTCACCCGCGGAAGGGTCGCGTTCGCCGACGGCTCGGAATCGAACTTCCAGGTGATCGGGGCCGATCCGCTCTCCGACCTGGCCGTCGCCCGCGCCGACCAGGCCGACCTCGGCGGCATCGAACTCGGCGACGCCGACGCCCTGCAGGTCGGCCAGCTGGTCGTCGCGGTCGGCAACCCGCTCGGGCTGTCCGGCACCGTGACCGCGGGCGTGGTCAGCGCGCTGGGCCGGTCGCTCCCGGCGCAGAGCGGAACCGCCAGCCGGCTCATCGAAGACGTCATCCAGACCGACGCCGCCCTCAACCCCGGCAACTCGGGCGGGGCCCTGGCCGACGCGAACGGGCGGGTCGTCGGCATCAACACCGCGGTGGCCGGCGTCGGCGTGGGTCTGGCGGTGCCGATCAACGCGACGACGCGGCGGATCATCACCGCCCTGCGCCAGGACGGCCGGGTCCGGCGGGCCTACCTCGGGCTGGTGACCGCGCCGTTCCCGCTGCCCGAGAAGCTCGCGAAGCGGGCCAAGGCCGCCCGCGGCCTGCGGGTCGTCGACGTCGTCGGCGGCAGCCCGGCGCAGCGGGCCGGTCTGCGCACCGGAGACCTGCTGCTCGACGCCGGACGCAGCCCGGTGCGCGACGCCCAGGGTCTGCAGAAGCTGTTGTTCACCGACGCGATCGGACAGCCGTTGCCGCTCACGGTCTTCCGCAACGGGGCGATGGTCGACGTGGTCGCGGTGCCCACCGAACTGGTCTGA
- the dhaK gene encoding dihydroxyacetone kinase subunit DhaK, with product MKKLINAPADVVVESLAGLAAAHPSLAVDLEQRVVHRADGPVAGKVGLISGGGSGHEPLHGGFVGLGMLDAAAAGEVFTSPVPDQILAATKYADGGAGVLHIVKNYTGDVMNFEMAAELADGVQIATVVTNDDVAVEDSLYTAGRRGVGVTVLVEKIAGAAAEAGRSLAEVAAVAQRVNDRGRSMGLALTSGTVPAAGKPTFDLPEDQIELGVGIHGEPGRQRVPLPSAREAAAMLVEPVLAEISPEQGVLAFVNGLGATPLIEQYLVYGEVAALLERHGVPIVRSLVGPYITSLDMAGVSVTLLAVDEEMLQLWDAPVNTPGLRWGV from the coding sequence ATGAAGAAACTCATCAACGCTCCCGCAGACGTGGTGGTCGAGTCGCTCGCCGGTCTCGCCGCCGCCCATCCGTCGCTGGCGGTCGATCTCGAGCAGCGGGTGGTCCACCGGGCCGACGGGCCGGTCGCGGGCAAGGTCGGGTTGATCTCGGGCGGCGGGTCGGGGCACGAGCCGCTGCACGGCGGTTTCGTCGGGCTCGGGATGCTCGACGCGGCCGCCGCCGGTGAGGTGTTCACGTCGCCGGTGCCCGATCAGATCCTCGCCGCGACCAAGTACGCCGACGGTGGCGCCGGCGTGCTGCACATCGTCAAGAACTACACCGGCGACGTGATGAACTTCGAGATGGCCGCGGAGCTCGCCGACGGCGTCCAGATCGCGACCGTCGTCACCAACGACGACGTCGCCGTCGAAGACAGTCTGTACACGGCGGGCCGGCGCGGGGTGGGCGTCACCGTCCTGGTGGAGAAGATCGCCGGAGCGGCCGCGGAAGCGGGCCGGTCGCTGGCCGAGGTCGCCGCGGTCGCGCAGCGGGTCAACGACCGGGGGCGGAGCATGGGGCTGGCGCTGACGTCGGGGACCGTCCCGGCGGCCGGTAAGCCGACGTTCGACCTGCCGGAGGACCAGATCGAGCTCGGGGTGGGCATCCACGGGGAGCCCGGGCGGCAGCGGGTGCCGCTGCCGTCGGCCCGGGAGGCCGCGGCGATGTTGGTCGAGCCGGTGCTGGCCGAGATCTCGCCCGAGCAGGGGGTGCTGGCGTTCGTGAACGGGCTCGGCGCGACGCCGCTCATCGAGCAGTATCTGGTCTACGGCGAGGTGGCCGCGCTGCTGGAGCGGCACGGCGTGCCGATCGTGCGGTCGCTGGTCGGGCCGTACATCACGAGCCTGGACATGGCCGGGGTGTCGGTGACGCTACTGGCCGTGGACGAGGAGATGCTGCAGCTGTGGGACGCGCCGGTGAACACGCCGGGGTTGCGGTGGGGCGTGTGA
- a CDS encoding phosphoribosyltransferase — protein sequence MTSSEAVGADVSREVLTWDLFGTASRELATLVADDGYRPDLVLAIARGGLLPVGALAYALDVKNVATINVEFYTGVDERLAVPVMLPPVPEVVDLAGSRVLIVDDVADTGRTLEVVYDFCAAHVAEARTAVLYEKPHSVVHCEYVWRRTDRWINFPWSTQPPVV from the coding sequence GTGACATCTTCTGAGGCAGTCGGCGCCGATGTCTCCCGGGAAGTCCTCACCTGGGACCTGTTCGGCACCGCGAGCCGCGAACTCGCCACGCTGGTCGCCGACGACGGCTACCGGCCCGACCTGGTGCTGGCGATCGCCCGCGGCGGCCTGCTGCCGGTCGGCGCGCTCGCCTACGCGCTCGACGTCAAGAACGTCGCGACGATCAACGTCGAGTTCTACACCGGGGTGGACGAGCGGCTCGCGGTGCCGGTGATGCTCCCGCCGGTGCCCGAGGTCGTCGACCTGGCCGGCTCCCGCGTCCTGATCGTCGACGACGTGGCCGACACCGGGCGGACGCTGGAGGTCGTGTACGACTTCTGCGCGGCGCACGTCGCCGAGGCGCGCACCGCCGTGCTGTACGAGAAGCCGCACTCGGTCGTGCACTGCGAGTACGTCTGGCGGCGCACCGACCGCTGGATCAACTTCCCCTGGTCGACGCAGCCGCCGGTGGTGTGA
- a CDS encoding NAD(P)/FAD-dependent oxidoreductase — translation MRIAVIGAGIVGLSTAYALRRYPVSVRLYEAGEPMSGRSRGDTRIFRLAHTSPALVRYAARARVGWGRWERTASRTLVGTEGTVVSGGDAAERYRAMRAVGVRCGLYPDVSSVPGLPARPRTPGPFLVDPGGGVIRAAETGEFLRSAVRRGLFFDVVRRITVGTARATVHSEQDSWQCDAVLIAAGARTSELAGPLGLDVPSALEHHVRFTFPLSAPGGVPCWIEQSGSWRPGYTTYGHLVAPGRWAIGGHLADASWELGRDEVRRRSLALASEYVREFLSDVVDPEPVDEVYCAPTPGLGDGIRVARAGPVLAVWGENLFKFAPALGADLAAAAASGGLPEDLP, via the coding sequence GTGCGGATCGCGGTGATCGGGGCCGGCATCGTCGGGCTGTCGACCGCCTACGCCCTGCGCCGGTACCCGGTCTCGGTGCGGCTCTACGAGGCCGGCGAGCCGATGAGCGGCCGCTCCCGCGGCGACACCCGCATCTTCCGGCTCGCCCACACGTCGCCGGCGCTGGTCCGCTACGCCGCGCGGGCCCGCGTCGGCTGGGGCCGGTGGGAGCGGACCGCGAGCCGCACGCTCGTCGGCACCGAGGGCACGGTCGTCAGCGGCGGGGACGCGGCCGAGCGGTACCGCGCGATGCGTGCGGTCGGCGTCCGGTGTGGACTGTACCCCGACGTGTCGTCGGTCCCGGGCCTGCCGGCCCGTCCGCGCACGCCCGGCCCGTTCCTCGTCGACCCGGGCGGCGGCGTGATCCGGGCCGCCGAGACCGGCGAATTCCTCCGGTCCGCGGTCCGTCGAGGTCTTTTTTTCGACGTCGTCCGGCGGATCACCGTGGGTACGGCCCGTGCGACCGTCCACTCGGAGCAGGACAGCTGGCAGTGCGACGCGGTGCTGATCGCGGCCGGTGCGCGGACCTCGGAGCTGGCCGGGCCGCTCGGGCTGGACGTGCCGTCGGCGCTGGAGCACCACGTGCGGTTCACGTTCCCGCTGTCGGCGCCGGGCGGGGTGCCGTGCTGGATCGAGCAGAGCGGGTCGTGGCGTCCGGGGTACACGACCTACGGGCATCTGGTGGCGCCGGGACGGTGGGCGATCGGCGGCCACCTGGCGGACGCCTCCTGGGAGCTCGGGCGCGACGAGGTCCGGCGGCGCTCGCTCGCGCTGGCGTCGGAGTACGTGCGCGAGTTCCTCTCCGACGTGGTGGATCCGGAGCCGGTCGACGAGGTGTACTGCGCCCCGACGCCCGGCCTGGGGGACGGCATCCGGGTGGCCAGGGCCGGGCCGGTGCTGGCGGTCTGGGGCGAGAACCTGTTCAAGTTCGCCCCGGCGCTCGGCGCCGATCTGGCCGCGGCGGCCGCTTCCGGTGGACTCCCCGAGGATCTTCCGTAG
- a CDS encoding DUF427 domain-containing protein: MSNRGLVRVETGRKRVRALAGGRVVADTDAPVLVWEKPYYPTYYLPRDDVLAELVATGEVSRSPSRGDGLVHDVVLPDRTLKSAAVTHPDSPLPELRALVRLDWASMDEWLEEDEPVYVHPRDPYKRVDILSSSRHVQVSLDGVVVADSRQPRILFETSLPPRYYLPITDVRLDLLRPTTLVTHCPYKGAATYWDVVLDTGAVHSNVVWTYRTPLPESQKVTGLLAFYDEKVDVAIDGVQQDRPVTHF; encoded by the coding sequence ATGAGCAATCGCGGGCTGGTTCGCGTCGAGACCGGGCGCAAGCGGGTGCGGGCACTGGCCGGGGGCCGCGTGGTGGCCGACACGGACGCCCCGGTGCTGGTCTGGGAGAAGCCGTACTACCCGACCTACTACCTGCCCCGGGACGACGTCCTGGCCGAGCTGGTGGCGACCGGTGAGGTGAGCCGGTCGCCGAGCCGGGGCGACGGGCTGGTGCACGACGTCGTCCTGCCGGACCGGACGCTGAAGAGCGCGGCGGTGACCCACCCCGACTCGCCGCTGCCCGAGCTGCGCGCGCTGGTCCGGCTCGACTGGGCGTCGATGGACGAGTGGCTGGAGGAGGACGAGCCGGTCTACGTCCACCCGCGCGACCCGTACAAGCGGGTCGACATCCTCAGCAGCAGCCGGCACGTGCAGGTCAGCCTGGACGGCGTCGTGGTGGCCGACTCGCGCCAGCCGCGAATTCTGTTCGAGACGTCGCTGCCGCCCCGGTACTACCTGCCGATCACCGACGTGCGGCTCGACCTCCTGCGCCCGACGACGCTCGTCACCCACTGTCCGTACAAGGGCGCGGCGACGTACTGGGACGTCGTGCTCGATACCGGTGCTGTCCACTCGAATGTGGTCTGGACGTACCGAACGCCACTACCGGAGTCACAGAAAGTGACCGGACTCCTCGCTTTCTACGACGAGAAAGTGGATGTTGCCATTGATGGTGTGCAACAAGACCGTCCGGTGACACACTTCTGA